A genomic region of Microscilla marina ATCC 23134 contains the following coding sequences:
- a CDS encoding bile acid:sodium symporter family protein, whose protein sequence is MHFLAIDLNQAVLKFSDDNVILLKICLGIVMYGVALNLHTKDFKEILTNPRSVVIGLLSQVVLLPAATFGLITLLNPHPSLALGMILVAACPGGPLSNFIAHLSGGNAELSVSLTTITTLLSSFTTPFNFAFWANMLDIQSASGKPLTIDFIEMVIVILELTIIPTFLGMLTRYRFPQFAEKITKAFRIVSLIIFVIFIVGAFVDNLGIFVKYLFHFLGLVLAHNLVALLVGGLTARVFRVPGRDLRTITIETGIQNGSTSVVLTMAFFGGVGGMALIVGWWAIWDMCSSLILAFYWSKRPVKT, encoded by the coding sequence ATGCACTTTTTGGCAATCGATCTTAATCAGGCAGTATTAAAATTTAGCGATGACAATGTAATCTTACTCAAGATATGCCTGGGCATTGTAATGTATGGGGTAGCACTCAATCTACATACCAAAGACTTTAAAGAAATTTTGACCAATCCCCGCTCGGTGGTCATTGGTTTGTTGTCGCAAGTAGTGCTGTTGCCTGCGGCTACATTTGGGCTCATTACCTTGCTCAACCCACACCCCAGCCTTGCCCTGGGGATGATTCTGGTGGCCGCCTGCCCCGGAGGACCTCTGTCTAACTTTATTGCCCACCTATCAGGTGGCAACGCCGAACTATCGGTCAGCCTTACTACCATTACTACCTTGCTGTCGTCGTTTACTACCCCATTCAACTTTGCCTTTTGGGCAAATATGCTGGATATTCAAAGTGCTTCGGGCAAACCCCTGACCATTGATTTTATAGAAATGGTCATTGTTATCTTAGAACTCACCATTATCCCTACCTTTTTGGGAATGCTTACCCGCTACCGTTTCCCTCAGTTTGCCGAAAAAATCACCAAGGCTTTCCGCATTGTTTCGCTCATTATTTTTGTTATTTTTATTGTAGGTGCTTTTGTCGATAACCTGGGTATTTTTGTAAAATATTTGTTCCACTTTCTGGGCTTGGTACTGGCACACAACTTAGTGGCTTTGTTGGTAGGTGGACTCACCGCCAGGGTATTTAGAGTACCAGGGCGCGACTTGCGTACCATTACTATAGAAACGGGTATTCAAAACGGGAGCACAAGTGTGGTATTGACAATGGCTTTTTTTGGCGGCGTAGGCGGAATGGCACTTATTGTGGGTTGGTGGGCTATTTGGGACATGTGCTCTAGCCTGATACTGGCTTTTTATTGGTCAAAAAGACCCGTAAAGACTTAA
- a CDS encoding DUF1987 domain-containing protein, whose product MKSLIIPEGNYTPYICFDTDTNVFEVAGESYSEYTLEFFEPVLSWLSGYLAQNSQSLTFNFRMNYFNTSTSRRFFEILKMLEDFYHQQNNEVVIHWYAKSNDLDMIEAGEDYKDDFATLPFHISVQKID is encoded by the coding sequence ATGAAAAGTTTAATTATTCCAGAAGGCAATTATACCCCTTATATCTGCTTTGATACAGACACAAATGTATTTGAGGTGGCGGGAGAATCGTACAGTGAGTACACCCTCGAGTTTTTTGAGCCAGTCCTCAGTTGGTTGTCAGGCTACTTAGCACAAAATAGTCAATCACTAACCTTTAACTTTCGGATGAACTACTTTAATACCAGTACCTCCCGAAGGTTTTTTGAGATTTTAAAAATGTTGGAAGATTTTTACCACCAACAAAACAATGAGGTAGTCATCCACTGGTACGCCAAGTCAAACGACCTGGATATGATTGAAGCAGGCGAAGACTACAAAGATGACTTTGCTACACTTCCGTTTCATATTTCAGTACAAAAAATAGATTAA
- a CDS encoding YncE family protein, whose product MKKSNFVFYILLAVSLVFTACKKQETPVPLGKYEGGVLVVNEGSFGDADGSISFLSADDKITNNIFKAENEQIVGGIIQALRVHDSYAVIVTNSADKVIVANAKDFKKQHTITDAAMVNPVDFAGVGNKGYVSQWGKTDFVTYPDAALKVIDLAAGTITKTIALEAKPQGVLAYNGKVYVALEGSDKIAVVNASTDAVETTIVVAKGPSRMVLDANNKIWAICTSGNMVRIDPADNSIEATISGIKVAGFNEKVATNPAKDKIYYLAPAPWPATDVEVFVLDITATAAPTTSLIKGNNFYGVGVAANGNIYIGNSAAFQGVGKIERYKADGTKIDEMEAGRGTSNFVF is encoded by the coding sequence ATGAAAAAGTCAAATTTTGTTTTCTACATTTTGCTGGCTGTCAGCCTAGTTTTTACAGCTTGTAAAAAACAGGAAACTCCGGTTCCTTTGGGTAAGTATGAGGGAGGAGTATTGGTTGTAAACGAAGGAAGTTTTGGCGATGCAGATGGTTCTATAAGTTTTTTGTCGGCAGACGACAAAATCACCAATAACATTTTCAAGGCTGAAAATGAACAAATTGTAGGTGGTATTATCCAAGCTTTGCGTGTGCACGATAGCTACGCGGTAATAGTAACAAATAGCGCTGACAAGGTGATTGTAGCCAATGCCAAAGATTTTAAAAAACAACATACCATTACCGATGCTGCGATGGTAAACCCCGTTGATTTTGCGGGAGTGGGCAACAAAGGGTATGTGTCGCAATGGGGCAAGACCGACTTTGTGACTTATCCAGACGCTGCTTTGAAAGTAATTGATTTGGCCGCTGGTACCATTACCAAAACCATTGCTTTAGAGGCCAAGCCTCAAGGGGTACTTGCTTATAATGGCAAAGTGTACGTAGCGTTGGAAGGAAGCGATAAAATTGCGGTGGTAAATGCCTCTACCGATGCAGTAGAAACTACCATTGTGGTGGCGAAAGGCCCTTCGCGTATGGTGCTTGATGCCAACAATAAGATTTGGGCAATATGTACCAGTGGTAATATGGTGAGAATAGACCCCGCAGACAATTCGATAGAAGCTACTATTTCGGGAATTAAAGTCGCTGGATTTAACGAAAAAGTGGCTACCAATCCTGCCAAAGATAAAATTTATTATTTGGCGCCAGCCCCCTGGCCTGCTACTGATGTAGAAGTGTTTGTGTTAGATATCACAGCGACTGCTGCACCTACTACTTCTTTGATCAAAGGCAACAACTTTTATGGGGTTGGGGTAGCCGCCAATGGGAATATTTATATTGGTAATTCGGCAGCTTTTCAAGGGGTTGGAAAAATAGAGCGCTATAAAGCAGATGGTACTAAAATAGACGAAATGGAAGCAGGACGTGGCACCAGCAATTTTGTGTTTTAA
- a CDS encoding TonB-dependent receptor: MSKFKWVWCCLLTLVAFRAQAQSDTIIGGDVLKEVRIYGIPIEKYATGSKVHRLDSALLATVNHTTLANILQQQSPVYIKSYGNEMLSTASFRGTGAGHTAVLWNGLNINTLSNGQTDFSLVPMFVIDQVSIQPGSASAMYGSDAIGGSIHLQNDPTWRKGWQAEVQQNIGSFGQYFSAAKASVGTGKFESVSQVYRYSANNDFRVRISPTENSTQQNASVYNYGFQQALSYRIASNQYVSVQGWYSFSDKQTQATRGDNFSNDLIKQTNTRIVADYVLNDKVGFLNVKLGYIDDYLLYNENSTTATRRGIATIRYEKQLNTKLSLQVGSQWTHIKTNVDAYGRDIAEDRTAIYGSLRWQVLPRWQLSANVRQAHVTSFVAPFAPSLGSELALYKTNNKSLIFKLLASRNYRVPTLNDRFWQGAGGVGNPTLRPETGWSGETGLAYSQQNKHFSWQAELTYYQMQVTDWILWKPVGSVWSPENVSQVDGTGVEGSLRLKWQQTSGYVMLGGNYAYTQSIIAKADNADFIGKQLLYTPLHSSNVYAHWQYRGWFIQTDLNHTGLRYLENSNSSFIEGFTLFNASLGKNFRLGKHWWSLSARVNNMFNEDYESVNNRAMPGRNYQLSLRYKIGS, translated from the coding sequence GTGTCGAAGTTCAAGTGGGTATGGTGTTGCCTGTTGACCTTGGTAGCGTTTCGGGCTCAAGCCCAAAGTGATACAATCATTGGTGGCGATGTGCTCAAAGAAGTGCGCATTTATGGTATTCCCATAGAAAAATACGCCACTGGTAGCAAAGTTCACCGCTTAGACAGTGCTTTGCTGGCTACAGTCAATCATACTACTCTGGCAAACATATTACAACAACAGTCGCCAGTATATATCAAGTCTTATGGTAACGAAATGCTCTCTACTGCCTCGTTTAGAGGTACAGGTGCCGGGCATACGGCGGTATTGTGGAACGGACTCAATATTAACACGCTTAGCAACGGACAAACTGATTTTAGCCTGGTGCCCATGTTTGTTATCGACCAGGTGAGTATTCAACCAGGGTCGGCAAGCGCCATGTATGGCAGCGATGCTATAGGGGGCAGTATTCACTTACAAAACGACCCTACCTGGCGCAAAGGTTGGCAAGCCGAAGTTCAACAAAACATAGGTAGCTTTGGGCAGTACTTTAGTGCAGCCAAAGCCAGCGTTGGAACGGGCAAGTTTGAATCGGTAAGTCAGGTATACCGTTACTCTGCCAACAATGACTTTAGGGTGCGTATCTCACCTACCGAAAATAGTACTCAGCAAAATGCCAGTGTATACAACTATGGTTTTCAGCAAGCCTTGAGTTACCGCATTGCCTCTAACCAATATGTGTCGGTGCAGGGCTGGTATAGTTTCTCAGATAAACAAACCCAGGCAACCCGTGGCGATAATTTTAGCAATGATTTGATCAAGCAAACCAACACTCGTATAGTGGCCGATTATGTGCTCAATGATAAGGTGGGCTTTTTGAATGTAAAGTTGGGCTATATAGACGACTACTTGTTGTATAACGAAAACTCTACCACTGCCACCAGGCGTGGAATAGCCACTATCAGATATGAGAAACAACTCAATACAAAGTTAAGTCTCCAGGTGGGGTCGCAGTGGACCCACATCAAAACCAATGTAGATGCTTATGGGCGAGACATTGCCGAAGACCGCACCGCCATTTATGGTTCGTTGCGTTGGCAGGTATTACCGCGTTGGCAGTTGAGCGCCAATGTACGCCAGGCACACGTGACTAGTTTTGTGGCTCCTTTTGCCCCTTCGCTGGGGTCGGAGTTGGCTTTGTATAAAACAAACAACAAAAGCCTGATTTTCAAACTTTTGGCTTCGAGAAACTATCGAGTACCTACGCTCAATGACCGTTTTTGGCAGGGAGCAGGTGGGGTAGGCAACCCAACGCTCAGACCCGAAACCGGGTGGAGCGGCGAAACCGGGCTGGCCTATAGCCAACAAAACAAGCACTTTAGTTGGCAGGCAGAACTTACTTATTACCAAATGCAGGTAACCGATTGGATACTTTGGAAACCGGTAGGCAGTGTATGGTCGCCCGAAAATGTGTCGCAAGTAGATGGCACAGGGGTAGAGGGGAGCTTAAGGCTCAAGTGGCAACAAACCAGTGGCTATGTAATGCTGGGAGGAAACTACGCCTATACTCAATCTATCATTGCCAAAGCTGATAATGCAGACTTTATTGGCAAACAACTGTTGTACACACCGTTGCATAGTTCCAATGTTTATGCGCATTGGCAATACCGGGGTTGGTTTATTCAAACAGATTTGAACCATACAGGGTTGCGCTACTTAGAAAACAGCAATAGTTCTTTTATCGAGGGGTTTACTTTGTTTAATGCAAGTTTGGGCAAAAACTTTCGCCTGGGCAAGCATTGGTGGAGCTTGTCGGCAAGGGTAAATAATATGTTCAACGAAGACTACGAGAGCGTAAACAACCGGGCAATGCCAGGGCGCAATTATCAGTTGAGCTTGCGCTATAAGATAGGGAGTTAG